One Meriones unguiculatus strain TT.TT164.6M chromosome 5, Bangor_MerUng_6.1, whole genome shotgun sequence DNA segment encodes these proteins:
- the Klf15 gene encoding Krueppel-like factor 15, giving the protein MVDHLLPVDETFSSPKCPVGYLGDRLASRRPYHMLPSPISEDDSDVSSPCSCASPDSQAFCSCYSAGTGPEAQDSILDFLLSQATLSSGGGSGGVGDSGGPVTWGSWRRASVPVKGEHFCFPEFLSGDPDDVSRPFQPTLEEIEEFLEENMEAEVKEAPENSSRDLEPSGQLSAGPHRSHLHPESGGRERCTPPSGGTAEGGAQGTGEGPARDGPMPVLLQIQPVAVKQEAGTGPASPGQAPESVKVAQLLVNIQGQTFALLPQVIPSSNLNLPSKFVRIAPVPIAAKPIGSGSLGPGPNGLLVGQKFPKNPAAELLKMHKCTFPGCSKMYTKSSHLKAHLRRHTGEKPFACTWPGCGWRFSRSDELSRHRRSHSGVKPYQCPVCEKKFARSDHLSKHIKVHRFPRSSRAVRAIN; this is encoded by the exons ATGGTGGACCACTTGCTTCCAGTGGACGAGACCTTCTCGTCACCGAAATGCCCAGTGGGTTACCTCGGTGATAGGCTGGCCAGCCGACGGCCATACCACATGCTACCCTCACCCATCTCTGAGGATGACAGTgatgtctccagcccctgctcctgtGCCAGTCCTGACTCCCAAGCCTTCTGTTCCTGCTACAGTGCAGGTACGGGCCCTGAGGCCCAGGACAGCATCTTGGATTTCCTCCTGTCTCAGGCCACACTGAGCAGTGGTGGTGGCAGCGGGGGCGTTGGAGATAGTGGTGGCCCTGTGACCTGGGGCTCATGGAGGAGGGCCTCTGTGCCTGTGAAGGGGGAACATTTCTGCTTTCCTGAGTTTCTGTCAGGAGACCCCGATGATGTCTCCAGGCCCTTCCAGCCTACCCTGGAGGAGATTGAAGAATTCTTGGAAGAGAACATGGAGGCTGAGGTCAAGGAGGCCCCAGAGAACAGCAGCAGGGACCTGGAGCCCAGTGGCCAGCTCTCAGCTGGGCCACACCGGAGCCACCTCCATCCAGAGTCTGGTGGGAGAGAGCGCTGTACCCCACCATCAGGTGGCACCGCTGAGGGTGGTGCCCAAGGTACTGGTGAGGGGCCGGCACGTGACGGCCCCATGCCCGTGCTGCTGCAAATCCAGCCTGTTGCTGTGAAGCAGGAGGCAGGCACCGGGCCGGCCTCCCCAGGGCAGGCCCCAGAGAGCGTCAAGGTCGCCCAGCTCCTGGTCAACATCCAGGGGCAGACCTTTGCACTCCTGCCTCAAGTGATACCGTCCTCCAACTTGAACCTGCCTTCCAAGTTTGTGCGCATCGCGCCCGTGCCCATTGCCGCCAAACCTATCGGCTCGGGGTCCCTAGGACCCGGGCCCAACGGCCTGCTTGTGGGCCAGAAGTTCCCCAAGAACCCAGCAGCAGAACTTCTCAAAATGCACAAATGCACTTTCCCAGGCTGCAGCAAGATGTACACCAAGAGCAGCCACCTCAAGGCCCACCTGCGCCGGCACACAGGCGAAAAGCCCTTTGCCTGCACCTGGCCGGGCTGCGGCTGGAG GTTTTCCCGCTCAGATGAGCTGTCACGGCACCGGCGATCTCACTCGGGTGTGAAGCCGTACCAGTGTCCCGTGTGCGAGAAGAAGTTCGCGAGGAGTGACCACCTCTCCAAACACATCAAGGTGCATCGCTTCCCACGGAGCAGCCGCGCAGTACGCGCCATCAACTGA